Genomic segment of Eupeodes corollae chromosome 2, idEupCoro1.1, whole genome shotgun sequence:
TACAAATTCCCCAATAGTTTTCAACGTTGTTTTTAGATCCCGATTAAAAAATAGGAATCAAGAAAGATGATTTCCATTCTTCCAGAAATATTCCGGAAGACAAAGAACGGTTAAAAACAATAAGACAATCTAAGGAATGCCATCCACAAGCTTGAGACTTTGTAATCCTTCAATATACGAGTACACTTTGGGCTGATCTTTAGAATAAGGAATGAAAGCATATCCCTGAGcgtgacagccaggccgctatcaaatctctggactctgtctctacaaactctataacagtccataactgtctatcatctctaatggagatggcgcagcagtttaatattcacctatgctgggtgccgggccatagagacattccaggtaactgtaaggcagatgaactcgaaaggaacggtacagtacagcccatcctaccacgtttggcaagtactggcatactaatcgctacttgtaaactgctactaatgcaagacgctgcgaggagggcaggcaccaggtggaccaacatcaccacgtgtcaagccacaaaaaacatctggccaacactggatttaaaacgttcaaggtgcttgctctctctaagcagatcgcatataagctcgataataggtgtcataaccggacactgtctaataggaaagcacgccaagagactaggcgtattctcaaatgacttttgcagaagctgtatggacgaggaagaggaagaaacggttcttcatcttctctgcacatgccatgctctagctcgaaaacgcaagaattacctaggagaattcttctttaacgatctaaacgatctaaatcatatcagtataatcagcctctcacgtttcgtaagggactctaactggttccattgagcttaggaggaagcctcaagattcatgtggtatcacaatgggccgttaaactggcctaagtgtgtccgtttccatcttggacagccactataacctaacatAACCTATATCCCTGAGCGTTAGAGTATACGGAAAAAGTTCAAGTATACTTTATATACTAAGTAGATTCTTCACCTTTAAAATTCATAGAGTTAGGGATCCCAATTGATTTCCGTTTAGAATTGATGAAAGACCAGAATCGCTTTGGGTCGCATTTTAAGTTCACTTCAGCATTCATGACATAATTCTTGTGCGAGAATTTACTGAGACAATGAGATCTTTACGAAGCTTACAAAATTGGATTTTGTCATTCAAATCGTTGGATTTCTTAAACTtggcaaaatatttgttttttaggtttttaaagtGAGCCAGCCTCCTATTATACCACGGATGCTTTGAGACATTCTTTTTCAATCTAGCTggaacaaataaattgaaagcaTTATGTAAAAAGCCCGAGAAATGATTAAACATATTCTTcaagtttaaataattaagttatCCAGTCGATAACTTTAAAGGATTCACTGAGTTATGAAGAGATatctttaaagcaagatgtGAAGTTCTCAAATTAAATGGTTGTATTTATAATGGTTGTTTTAACCAATTCTGTACGCTGTggaacttaaaatcaaaagaaaattatctACATTTCATTGTTATCTGTCcaatattcaaaactcaaagGCGCAACTTTTTCGGGAAAATACTCTTACCCTTCAAGAGACTAAATATAAACAACCTTAACGAGGAAAAcaataagtacatttttttaatatatttacaaCTTTAGATTGTTATTAATAACAGGATTCTATTGAATtcgaaaaatacataaatttaaatattcttaattttttttcaacttggcTGACGGCATAGccaaaatattgtataaatgaattacttacttacaatTGAGACTCTGAAGGTTTTTGAATTACTGGTTATATATTTAAATCAAGCACATCTAAGAAATTCCCCCTATTTGATACTGATTGATATTTTAAACCTGACCTTTatcaatctaaaaaaacatcttcccgatgaaaaaaagaatacaaaaattaattttaattatttatttacaattgaTCTTTAAATcttataacaatttaataagataaaaatagtatttcgttttttttttttgatttcctaAATTCTTTCCTTATATTCGTTTAGTTCTTTtcgtttttacttaaaataagttgAGTGTAAAatgatgttatattttttttaaatcatattttgtgTGAGTTTCGCTTTTTCgtgattttttccatttttaccaaaataaaaatatttaaaaataaaaccattcacATCTTAAGAATATAAAAGCCCGCAGGAATGATGCACATGCAAATAAATATCATAcagggatatttttgttttatttttatataagaaaggataaagaaaaaattatagacaaattcaaattgaaataaaaagaaaaaataaaaataagaaaaaaaaaacaaacaacaacaattggtataaaattaatatacaattttgtattttaatccacattgttaaaaactaaaacttaaatattatttatataaaacatgtataaaataataatttcacatttttccatttttttaaattttttgttttttgtttttatgtttatcaTTTAACTTAATGctccattaaaataaaacaaacaaaaaaataataaagaaataatattataaacatttacATATAATAATGTAGGTAACAGACCTCTCCGACGAAATAAGCAAGGATCAGCTCTCTCTGTCTCTTTCTaacaagtatttttatttttatttttattttaataacaaaaaacaattttcttttttttatacatatttataatttttttttagtgactTTGACTACCATCAGAGATTATTGAGAAGGGAAAAAAATACAGGGGTCTTAAACCAGCCTcaataagtttaaatataaaaatatattattaaaaaataaaacaacaaataaaagaaatacaccacagtcattaaaaaatatttacaattgttTGTAGATACTGTAGAAAAAGaggtgaagaagaagaaaagttgAAGATGTTATATAAAATGAGTATTAAGCTGGATTAAGTCTAAAGCTTTTATAAGTTGAGATAGTTTATCAATTTTGCCATATTTAATCTCAAAAGtggtacattttttaatgaagagTTTTAGGTTAAGCAAGAGGAAGAAAAGATATAAAGAATAATATGTATAGCTAAACAACgaatttgttataaataaattagtttttttttttgattttgtttttttaaagtatttccgagtatttatatattaaagaATGTATAAACGTTTTTCGttgtagagttttttttatcatatttctgaatttttaaaaattagaattgGCACGATAGGACATATGCCGtttatcagtttggttttaaaaacgCCAGACAATTTCATAATACCGACTTAAATTAGAGCAGTGATAAGTCGTGCCTTGAAGTTCACTAAACGTTCGCTTGTTGCAGCAATgcgctataaaataaaaagaaattacataTTGTAATGTGGTAAGAGCTTTTATGTGATTTTTAACTTACGAGAATCAAGTCTTGAATAAGATTGGCCAGACCACGATTGGCAAGAACAACCAATCTTGTTACAGGTCCGGGAATACCTTCGGAGTAGCCATCGGCAGTTCTTGAACCCTCAGTGTCATTGCTGTCGGTAGAGTCATCTGAACTGCTGCTTGGTGCATTGGCTGCTTGATCACCAGTTTGTGTTTGTACACTTCCTCCAAATAACTgttagatacaaaataaaacaacagtctattagaaaaaattaaaatcacaaaaatgattaacctaacaaatctttactcgGGCGCCATTTAACGTCATATTAATTTGTTGAAACGCAGATCTATCGAGTTTTAAATATCAGACAATTTCATTATTCTGTTTAACGTAGTAAGCAAAGGAATCAGGTCATAAATTGAGTAACAAAGAAAATGAGAATTACTTCATCCGGGCGCCATTTAATGAATGTGTAGAAACCTACACATTTGCTTGTAAGAATTGTTGGAAAGAAAgaacatacaattttcttccaTAATAATCAATACTGACATATCTAAAATGATGACTAACATAAGACAGCACTATTTACagaaaaagttattcttttaCACGGGCGACATTTAACGGGATATCTCCAAATAAACTCAGATTTGTATGCTCTTAAATTTCAGGAAACGaccattatttgtaaaatattggaatatttttaGAATGTAATCTTCTATAAAAAATGCACTCATTGAACTTCCGTAAAGATTGGTACTTGAAACTTTGCATCACCAATAACTTGACCTTCAAAAGGCTGGAATCTTTGCATTGATTGAAGGGATTTTTACTTGGGCGCCATTTAGtaacttcaaaattgaaaagcaGTATGGCCTTTTGATGGGTACAATTTTTAGGATATGGTGAACTTCGAGCTTAAATATAGTTTAGATGATTGTTTGGCAAACTTTACTCGGGCGCCATTTAACAGCCTATGTGTATTTATGGTTCTGATCTTTAGATTTGTTTATCTTTTATCGGGGTTTCATTACACAGTTTTCGCTCTAATACCAGTGCTAATagctaaatttattaaaacaatttttggtttGACAAACTTTGACTCGGGCGCCACTTAACTAACTTTCGTTTATTTCACTTTTagattaatatataaaaaaaacagtatattAGTAATAATGCGAACAAAAATTGATCTACTTACTCTTACGATGTCAAACAAGAAACTTCCGGAGTTTCCCTTGTTACCAGGATCACCTCCAGCGACATTTGCTTGTCCTCCAAAAGCCAAAAATCTATAACAATTAAGaacagaacaaaatattttcaaataccaTTTTGACattgaacaatttaataacCTACCTCTTATTACGATCATCAATATCGACGGCATCTTCATTCGAGTCCAAACTAAGGTCATCAATAGCTGGTGACTTTGATTCAGCTGTCTGTTGATCATTGCTAACGCTGCTCGTTTGAACTTCATTGGTAGATGTCAACTTTTGTTCTGCATCGGCGCCAGCACCTTCAGCTGCTGCTGCATTAGCTTGACGTGCAACACGAATTGTCTCCTCCAATTGCTTATTTAACAGTTCTAAATCAAACGACGCTCCGTCACCAGAttgctgttgtttttatttgtttgtttgtttacatttatcaCCGACAGGGGGAGGTGTCAATCatgcgttgtttttttttgttttatatttatttttcgttttgttttaaagtttaaggaTTTTGTGTTTaatgaatttacaaaattatggacgatcaaaaaataaaaaagtgatgGTGTATACAAAATAGTGTGTGGTGGGAAATAAAATGTGAAaggtgaaaaattgttttgagtttATTCGGATGggatatgaattaaaaaaaaaaaaaaaaacaaagtaaaacgAAAAGGAATGTGATAGCAAAAATAGTGTCATCaggaattattatttaatttgtgcaaaatgagtttttgatttattttcaaaattcataaacGTTTTTTgttccgattttttttttgtttattatgtgGTAAACAGTGGaaatagaaagaaagaaaaaaataaaaaataaagcatgatattaatgaattttgccaattgttgtaatattatttttgtttttttgtttaacttaaatttagtATAATCTTTTTCAAATGATGGAAAAAGTCATAttatgaaaatgtcaaaaaatactgtatttttttgttagttttgaagttttgttttacttgagaaattcatacaaattacattttttgacatttccattaaaaatattgatttttgtcaTGATTGTCCTaacattggttttaatttaataataatgtttgaAAATCGAGACTAATAAAACTTTCCCCTAAATCAACACAAGAAAACTTCACAActcaaataacaatttaaatgacTATCATTGATCAGCTGTCagtgtcaaataaaatttgattttttgacagttcaccAATGTGAAACCAATAAACTGTTATATGACTTGTGTTGCAACTTGTCAGTTCGATGCGTAAAATGTCAGTTAGTTACGCACAATTCTGTATAATAAATGCAGAATCTACAAACATACACATAattatggttttgttaaaataaaaaaattgtaaaatatataaaatgtataatgaaAATCGTTAACACAAAAAACTGATGAAAGAGAGAAAGATcgcaaaaatatgaaacaaaatgtaCCCAGAGAACCAGAAACAACATACATGAAACTGCATAGAAGTAGTtacacataattaaaaatgacagGAGTAAACAAAACATGCAACATGAAGacaaaagaactgtcaaaatgcAATCTTAcacaaactgtcaaaatcaTGCAAGTATAGAATAACCCAATGACAGAAGTTGTTGATAACAGAAATTGGatggaaattaaaacaaagggAAGAAACAAAAAGCGAAATagagagttttatttttcaaaaacaatgttttgacaGATGACGTTTTTGgcagtgttttattttttttttgtttaaatcgaaACAATGGCAATTTATTGAGTCGGCGGCgttattttgttctttcttaatttgtaattttatatttgctGATCCTCTTCGATTTCTTTAGGTATACGCTTGTTTGTCTGTTGTGtaaatgttgttattgttgttcgGGTGTGTTCAGAAATAATGGAGcagagttgttgttgttgttgttgtagttgatgATTGATGGTGTAGCGGTGTTATTTCTACTtgtaatgaaataatttgtagAATTAAGTATACGATTAATATTTTCGATTATTGAGATGATCTGCTCATCATTAACACCTAACGGCTGcgaagtagaagaagaagacgTCAACAACGCTGCCGGAAGTGTTGATGATTCGATCGCAGACAATGTGACATTATTCCACAGCGATGTTGAACTCACATTGTCATCATTAGTagagctgctgctgctgctgctcgaTGATGGTGTTGAAGTATCGGTATCTTCACTGCTATCTTCGGGGCTAAATGTGGGTAATTCAATTGAAACCTTTGTACCCGAAGAGGAACTACTGCTGCTTGAACTGGAACTactatcatcatcgtcatcatcaaagTCGGCATCAAAATCACTACGTGCCCGGTTGGCACTGTTGCCTTGAATGGCCGTACGTAATACTGTTGGCCCAAGGGCACGTAGAAGTTTCGAAATAATACGATTTGCTTGATCGTCGATTTGCTATACGAAAAAGTTAGCagcgatttcaatttttttagcaTGGAGTtggatatttttattgtttcaattttgatttttgatttgattttgagttAAGAATGAGTGTTATGCAATATGaggatttttgaaatcaaattagtcaacttttatataaatggCAGGcgttttgagtcaaaaataaaacaaatcatgcaaatgaaaacaatatttttgtagatttaaatgaaattttcatGCTGATGCAgttatttttgttccttttaaaattgttttattcgattAAGGAGTTTAAATACTTTCGGTTTTATTTctgatttgttttgaaatagggtctgtttgtttagtttatttacAGAAACCTGATGCTCTAACACAAAATGGCTACCTCTCTACCGGAAGTTGTTCTAAATTGACGTTCAAAGTTGACAGTTCAACTTTTTGGCTAGGAAGAATTCTAATAAACAACTAAAGGTATGAAACATGAGAAATAGGAAACATTTTAGGTCAATAAGAAGGTTTTTGGTTAGTTTCACATCTAACCAGGCTTGACGTATGAGTCTTAGTTCACTTTGAAGAAGATTTACAGAGCTAgtggaaaatcattttgtaatatttgttgtcaaaatgacacaaacaaaatgaatgTATTATTTAACCCAGTAACTAACAGCTGATGGTTGATTTGACATTTCGGAACACAAAAGTTCCACTGAAAGtgtttcattttctttgtattcccaTCTGTCAGTTTTTCTTTCAATGAAAATCCTTAACCTCAAACTCTTGAATTGcatcataaaattttgtttcaatgccacaaattttcaatgatagctacgGTCTGTCTACAAATTTCAATGATTAGTTTCAATGACTTAAAGTAATGGTAGCTGTAACTGGGCCCTTagaaatttttgacataaacTCGAAGAAgtaaacacaaacaaatctaaattatttaatttttggtcaaCCGTCTTACTGTCAATTTCAGGCATCTAAATGGGTTTTTTTGAAGCCTTTGATTCATCAGGTGTTCTGTTAACTACTATTTCTTAAGGTAATAACCAAGCATCATATACACATgcagaagaaaaatcaaatgagtTTGACATGAGTCATTACCATTCACATGTCAAAATgtcatattattaaaaacaatttaaaaactataagaGTCGTCTCAGTGTTGACCTTCTGTCTGAATTCTGGAACTacaatgcattttattttcattggtaATTTACATGCGTATGCAAAACAGAAAATCATATGTCACTTACGTAGCGGATTAAAGTGACAGTTCAATGCGTAGCCATTTTGGTTGTCTCGCTTTgcctttgagttttttttttaaataaaatttaaagaaattaattcagaaaacaaaattaaaaccataaATGTTGCACAAACAAATATGAGGAGGTTGTTAAGTTTAATGCTCTcgctatttttaataaatgcagaAAATTATAGCACGCAACGA
This window contains:
- the LOC129944291 gene encoding uncharacterized protein LOC129944291, producing the protein MRQHTVLFACLCSTIAIVSAVPLPASNQELDVLQIPLSNGKELDVLTLGTAEELAERNKRTVGLLRDLFPDITKQSGDGASFDLELLNKQLEETIRVARQANAAAAEGAGADAEQKLTSTNEVQTSSVSNDQQTAESKSPAIDDLSLDSNEDAVDIDDRNKRFLAFGGQANVAGGDPGNKGNSGSFLFDIVRLFGGSVQTQTGDQAANAPSSSSDDSTDSNDTEGSRTADGYSEGIPGPVTRLVVLANRGLANLIQDLILRIAATSERLVNFKARLITALI